The Silurus meridionalis isolate SWU-2019-XX chromosome 16, ASM1480568v1, whole genome shotgun sequence genome has a segment encoding these proteins:
- the tut4 gene encoding terminal uridylyltransferase 4 isoform X1, with the protein MSTMDETRSPLKSGKPSRSGGNKASSRAPKERENAKTPNRSKNTAPPRAKEEGQGGHTGGKGAAGSSHEVGRGKARRLTGRTGSGERGKTRSQIQQGGRSANLTPLNTKEENMPPSNCPRPALKDRHMGELLARRPAECAPDPEDETNLMSDQQLGLKQAEERLQRDYIYRLTKQSPDYPNFQYLCKLCSIHVDNIQGAHKHIKEKRHKKNIMEKQEENELRSLPAPSAAQLRALNTAVLEAAQEHGISEQEFQQRQVVLRSMELIIQKHLPACSLRLYGSCLTRFAFKSSDVNIDVLYPAGMTQPDVLIQVLDILKKSEEFSDVESDFHAKVPVIFCNDVSSGLLCKVSAGNDVACLTTNHLAALAKLEPRLVPLVLAFRYWAKLCHVDCQAEGGIPSYSFSLMVIFFLQQRKQPILPVYLGYWIEGFDVKRVDEYHLTAIQSGHFVGWEHRPGSATEGRGDNKGKNDPQKHDGQKPGEKKKENQKGKTRLVLERTESVSLGQLWLELLRFYTLEFALEEYIISIRLKELLPRDVKNWPRRRLAIEDPFALKRNVARSLNSQMVFEYIQERFRTAYRYFACPQSRNGHVPERDVRRPRASRATGSRAADHKTCEDEDGANSTEDDEDEDEDDAGDEERRVSRGLSRLLVEDDDEDGAHHSSSSTPSPHNSMFPDSEDEERDQGRRKGPERENIAPEDLHYIFDRMIFTGGKPPTVVCSICKRDGHLKDDCPEDFKKMELTPLPPMTERFREILDNLCRRCYDELSPSVAEQQRRELILASLERFIRKEYNDKAQLCLFGSSKNGFGFRDSDLDICMTLEGHNTAEKLNCKDIIEGLAKVLKKHTGLRNILPITTAKVPIVKFEHKQSSLEGDISLYNTLAQHNTRMLATYAALDPRVQYLGYTMKVFAKRCDIGDASRGSLSSYAYILMVLYFLQQREPPVIPVLQEIYDGSSVPQRMVDGWNAFFFDDLDELRRRWPEFQQNSETVGELWLGLLRFYTEEFDFKEHVISIRQHKRLTTFEKQWTSKCIAIEDPFDLNHNLGAGVSRKMTNFIMKAFINGRKLFGTPFYPKLGMEADYFFDSKVLTDGELAPNDRCCRICGKIGHYMKDCPKRRRMKKKETDKDEEVREEDREPRERRCFQCGYIGHVRRECPDYRNLRQRGAPTQVPQMVRAMGSSQAIPIPQSGTSQDRPGRTRQTSECSDTRQTPPYSPQPSTFIQPSISPQSSQSGKPSPGSSSSSASSKSPHHPALPPSATPPQQQVHLPLFGFPPSQYMGMLTPGAWPSHPPSPGVKFPMRKGQGNGGTGHTSNPTLNDPSIIFAQPAGRDGGPPWHNHHLNNPGAILANGTVGKSEAGFQAPFGSVGPVSRSLGHSGTGSISVSWGFHMPQTYMQQSNKPFISQGAVANQHFPLQQSGRPVNRYIQQKK; encoded by the exons ATGAGCACTATGGACGAAACCAGAAGCCCGCTGAAGTCAGGGAAGCCATCTCGCTCGGGTGGGAACAAGGCCTCGTCTAGAGCTCCAAAGGAGCGCGAGAACGCCAAGACACCGAATCGCAGTAAAAACACAGCACCACCCCGAGCAAAGGAGGAGGGACAGGGTGGGCACACCGGGGGCAAAGGGGCAGCAGGAAGCTCTCATGAGGTGGGGAGAGGCAAAGCACGCAGACTGACTGGTAGAACGGGGTCGGGGGAGAGGGGCAAGACGAGGTCTCAGATTCAGCAGGGGGGCAGGAGTGCAAACCTCACGCCACTCAACACCAAGGAGGAGAACATGCCCCCCAGTAACTGCCCCAGACCTGCACTGAAAGACAGACAcatgg GCGAGTTGTTAGCGAGACGGCCAGCAGAGTGCGCCCCTGACCCCGAGGACGAGACAAACCTGATGTCTGATCAGCAGCTGGGACTGAAACAGGCTGAGGAGAGACTGCAGAGAGACTACATCTACAGACTGACCAAG CAGTCCCCCGATTACCCGAACTTCCAGTATCTATGCAAACTGTGCTCGATTCACGTGGACAACATACAGGGTGCTCACAAACACATCAAAGAGAAACGGCACAAGAAGAACAtcatg gagaagCAGGAAGAGAACGAGCTGCGTTCGTTACCTGCTCCGTCTGCGGCTCAGCTGCGAGCTCTGAACACGGCCGTGCTGGAGGCGGCTCAGGAACACGGCATCTCAGAGCAGGAGTTCCAGCAGAGGCAAGTTGTGCTGCGGAGCATGGAGCTGATCATCCAGAAACACCTACCtg cATGCTCTCTGCGTCTCTACGGTTCCTGTCTCACGCGATTCGCCTTCAAGTCCAGTGACGTGAACATCGACGTGCTCTACCCCGCTGGG ATGACGCAGCCTGACGTTCTCATCCAAGTGCTGGACATCCTGAAGAAGAGCG aggaattCTCAGATGTGGAGTCGGACTTCCACGCCAAAGTTCCCGTCATCTTCTGCAATGACGTGTCCAG TGGattgttgtgtaaagtgagcgCAGGAAATGATGTTGCATGTCTCACCACCAATCACCTGGCTGCATTGGCCAAGCTGGAGCCTCGTTTGGTCCCTCTGGTGCTAGCATTCCGCTACTGGGCtaag ctgtgtcaTGTGGACTGCCAGGCCGAGGGTGGGATTCCCTCCTACTCCTTCTCTTTAATGGTCATCTTTTTCCTGCAGCAGAGGAAGCAGCCCATTCTACCTGTGTACCTTGGCTACTGG atCGAAGGGTTTGATGTGAAGCGTGTGGATGAATATCACCTGACTGCCATTCAGTCAGGGCACTTTGTGGGGTGGGAGCACCGACCCGGCAGCGCCACCGAGGGGCGTGGAGACAACAAGGGCAAAAACGACCCCCAAAAACATGACGGGCAAAAACCGGgcgagaaaaagaaagagaaccaGAAGGGCAAG ACTCGTCTGGTGCTGGAGAGAACGGAGAGCGTCTCTCTCGGCCAGCTGTGGTTGGAGCTGCTGCGTTTCTACACACTGGAATTTGCTCTGGAGGAGTACATCATCAGCATCCGGCTGAAAGAGCTTCTACCTCGAGACGTGAAGAACTGGCCTCGCCGCCGCCTCGCCATCgagg ACCCGTTTGCCCTGAAGAGAAACGTAGCGCGGAGTCTGAACAGTCAGATGGTGTTCGAGTACATCCAGGAGCGCTTCCGCACCGCGTACCGCTACTTCGCGTGTCCTCAGAGCCGCAACGGACACGTCCCCGAGCGAGACGTGCGGCGTCCACGTGCCTCCCGGGCGACCGGATCGCGTGCCGCCGACCACAAAACGTGCGAGGACGAGGACGGAGCTAACAGCACAGAGGACGACGAGGATGAAGACGAAGACGATGCCGGAGATGAAGAGCGGCGTGTGAGCAGAGGCTTGTCCAGACTGCTTGTGGAGGACGACGATGAGGACGGTGCGCATcactcttcctcctccacccCGTCCCCTCACAACAGCATGTTCCCCGATAGCGAGGACGAGGAGCGGGACCAGGGGCGACGGAAAGGTCCGGAACGTGAGAACATCGCCCCGGAGGATCTGCACTATATCTTCGACAGGATGATCTTCACTGGGGGAAAG ccTCCGACGGTGGTATGCAGTATTTGTAAGCGAGACGGCCATTTGAAAGATGACTGTCCTGAAGACTTTAAGAAGATGGAGCTGACTCCTCTGCCTCCCATGACCGAGCGCTTCAGAGAAATCCTCGACAACCTGTGCAGACGCTGCTACG atgagtTGTCCCCGTCTGTGGCAGAGCAGCAGAGGAGGGAACTGATTCTGGCCAGTCTGGAGCGCTTTATTAGGAAGGAGTAtaatg ataAAGCCCAGCTGTGTCTGTTCGGTTCCTCCAAGAACGGTTTTGGATTCCGGGACAGTGACCTTGACATCTGTATGACGCTGGAGGGTCACAACACTGCAGAG aAACTGAACTGTAAAGATATCATCGAGGGATTAGCCAAGGTGCTGAAGAAACACACAG gtctgaGGAATATCTTGCCTATAACGACTGCCAAAGTGCCTATCGTCAAGTTCGAACACAAGCAGAGCAGCCTGGAAGGAGACATCAGCCTATACAACACCCTA GCTCAGCACAACACTCGTATGTTGGCCACGTACGCAGCCCTGGACCCACGTGTACAGTATTTAGGTTACACCATGAAAGTGTTTGCGAAG aggTGTGACATCGGTGATGCATCGAGGGGAAGTCTCTCATCTTACGCTTATATCCTCATGGTGCTGTACTTCCTGCAGCAGAGAGAGCCTCCTGTGATCCCCGTCCTGCAggag atCTATGATGGAAGTTCGGTTCCTCAGAGGATGGTGGACGGCTGGAACGCGTTCTTTTTCGATGATCTGGACGAGCTG cggcgGCGTTGGCCAGAGTTCCAGCAGAACAGCGAGACAGTTGGAGAGCTGTGGCTCGGCCTGCTGCGCTTCTACACGGAGGAGTTCGACTTCAAGGAGCACGTGATCTCCATCAGGCAGCACAAACGCCTCACCACCTTCGAGAAGCAGTGGACCTCCAAGTGCATCGCCATCGAAG atcCCTTTGATCTAAATCACAATCTTGGTGCTGGAGTTTCACGGAAaa TGACTAATTTCATCATGAAGGCATTTATTAACGGCAGGAAGTTGTTCGGAACTCCGTTTTATCCGAAGCTGGGGATGGAAGCG gatTACTTCTTCGACTCGAAGGTGCTTACAGATGGTGAGCTCGCTCCGAACGACCGCTGCTGTCGGATCTGTGGCAAAATTGGACATTACATGAAGGACTGCCCGAAAAGACGCAG gatgaAGAAGAAAGAGACTGATAAGGACGAGGAGGTGCGTGAGGAGGACAGAGAGCCGAGAGAGAGACGCTGTTTCCAGTGCGGATACATAGGACACGTCCGGAGAGAATGTCCCGATTACAGAAACCTCCGACAGAGAGGAGCTCCTACACagg TTCCTCAGATGGTACGTGCCATGGGGAGCTCTCAGGCCATCCCTATTCCTCAAAGTGGTACGTCTCAGGATCGACCTGGCCGGACCAGGCAGACATCAGAATGT TCGGACACGCGTCAGACGCCTCCATACTCGCCCCAGCCGTCTACGTTCATCCAGCCCTCCATCTCTCCTCAGTCGTCTCAGAGCGGCAAGCCTTCGCCAGGCTCCTCGTCCTCCTCCGCTTCGTCCAAATCCCCTCATCATCCCGCTCTTCCTCCCTCTGCAACTCCTCCTCAGCAGCAGGTTCATCTGCCTCTCTTTGGTTTCCCACCCTCTCAGTACATGGGCATGCTCACACCAGGCGCCTGGCCCTCCCATCCGCCCTCCCCGGGGGTAAAGTTCCCAATGAGAAAGGGACAAGGGAACGGAGGGACGGGGCACACGTCAAACCCCACCCTCAATGACCCCAGCATCATCTTTGCCCAGCCAGCGGGGCGGGACGGGGGGCCACCCTGGCACAACCACCACCTGAACAACCCCGGGGCAATACTGGCTAATGGCACGGTGGGGAAGTCAg AAGCAGGCTTCCAGGCTCCGTTTGGTTCTGTAGGTCCGGTCTCTCGCTCGCTGGGCCACAGCGGCACCGGGTCCATATCGGTCTCCTGGGGTTTCCATATGCCGCAGACGTATATGCAGCAGTCCAACAAGCCCTTCATCTCCCAGG GTGCGGTGGCGAATCAGCACTTCCCCCTGCAGCAGTCCGGACGTCCCGTCAACCGCTACATCCAGCAGAAGAAATAA